Proteins encoded by one window of Cannabis sativa cultivar Pink pepper isolate KNU-18-1 chromosome 4, ASM2916894v1, whole genome shotgun sequence:
- the LOC115714852 gene encoding 3-epi-6-deoxocathasterone 23-monooxygenase CYP90C1, translating to MGEELEYLWKVIIIIIRNCSSTTCSSAWWSIIIGLIIATTSFWLCWFWYNNINNNNNNKQVLLLHHNHINNNNNNNNNNNNKVPKGNKGWPVLGETIEFIASGFTSQPVSFMEKRRSMYGKVFKTHILGRAIIVSTDSEVNKIVLQNQGNTFIPAYPKSITELLGQNSILQINGPLHKRVHALIGGFLRTPIFKATITQVIHHSVQLNLASWSNIQLLYVQDQARKITFEVLMKVLMSLDPGEDLNSLKEDFEEFIKGLICLPIKLPTTRLYKSLKAKERLLKIVGRIVEERKATMEIRNNNNNNKERGVGNDVVDVLLQESYDSDESRRLPLDFITGNIIEMMIPGEETVPMAMTLAVKYLSDNPVVLDHLREENMELKKKKMIDNLGNCTWTDYMECLPFTQNVISETLRLANIINGVWRKATKDVDIKGYFIPKNWCVLASFISVHMNEENYEKPYEFNPWRWEKTGNTVNSNMFTPFGGGQRLCPGLDLSRLELAIFLHQLVTKYRWIAEKDEIVHFPTVKMKRKLPISVTSISMT from the exons ATGGGTGAGGAATTAGAATACTTATGGaaggttattattattattattaggaattGTAGTAGTACTACTTGTTCATCAGCTTGGTGGTCAATAATAATAGGACTAATTATTGCAACGACGTCGTTTTGGTTGTGTTGGTTTtggtataataatattaataataataataataataagcaaGTACTACTTCTTCATCATAatcatattaataataataataataataataataataataataataaagttcctAAAGGAAATAAGGGTTGGCCTGTTCTTGGAGAAACCATTGAGTTTATTGCTTCTGGCTTCACTTCTCAACCTGTCAGCTTCATGGAAAAACGCAGATCTAT GTATGGGAAGGTGTTTAAAACACATATATTGGGAAGAGCCATAATAGTATCAACAGACTCAGAGGTGAACAAAATAGTGCTACAAAACCAAGGCAACACATTCATTCCAGCTTATCCAAAATCCATCACAGAATTGTTAGGTCAAAACTCCATTCTTCAAATCAATGGACCACTTCACAAGAGAGTCCATGCACTCATTGGTGGTTTTCTAAGAACCCCAATTTTCAAAGCTACAATCACCCAAGTCATTCATCATTCTGTTCAACTCAATTTGGCTTCTTGGTCCAACATCCAACTCCTTTACGTCCAAGACCAAGCCCGAAAG ATTACCTTTGAAGTGTTGATGAAAGTGTTAATGAGCCTTGATCCTGGTGAAGATTTAAACTCCTTAAAAGAAGATTTTGAAGAATTTATAAAAGGGTTAATTTGCTTACCTATCAAGCTCCCTACAACAAGATTATACAAATCTCTCAAg GCAAAGGAGAGGTTGTTGAAGATAGTGGGACGAATAGTAGAGGAAAGAAAAGCAACGAtggaaattagaaataataataataataataaagaaagagGTGTAGGGAATGATGTGGTGGACGTGCTACTACAGGAAAGTTATGATTCTGACGAGAGTCGACGACTGCCGTTGGATTTCATAACGGGGAATATTATAGAGATGATGATCCCAGGAGAGGAAACGGTTCCCATGGCCATGACCTTGGCTGTCAAATACTTGAGTGACAACCCCGTCGTTCTAGACCACTTGCGG GAGGAAAACATGGagctgaagaagaagaaaatgattGATAACTTAGGTAATTGTACATGGACTGATTACATGGAGTGTTTGCCATTTACTCAGAAT GTGATAAGTGAGACTCTGAGATTGGCAAATATCATTAATGGTGTTTGGAGAAAAGCTACTAAAGATGTAGATATCAAAG gcTATTTTATACCCAAAAACTGGTGTGTATTGGCATCTTTTATTTCGGTTCATATGAATGAAGAGAATTATGAAAAGCCATATGAGTTTAATCCATGGAGATGGGAG AAGACAGGTAATACCGTTAATAGTAATATGTTTACACCATTTGGTGGTGGACAAAGGCTGTGCCCTGGTTTGGACTTATCTAGACTTGAGCTAGCAATATTTCTTCATCAACTTGTCACCAAATACAG ATGGATAGCAGAGAAGGATGAAATCGTTCACTTTCCAACTGTCAAGATGAAGAGGAAGCTGCCCATTTCAGTCACATCAATAAGCATGACTTGA
- the LOC115715007 gene encoding uncharacterized protein LOC115715007 produces the protein MGFGALRSIIRPLSRTLVASRTSAFATSPFSATSEFRSVIGSPFRGQAPWFPIVNHLHSLTDTRFPKRRPVDKSRRKRATMKPPGPYAFVQYVPGEPILPNRPNEGSVKRRNEKKRIRLRLAFISSEKRKRKAEVQEAKRKKNIKKIERKMAAVAREREWAQKLAELQRLEEEKKKSTA, from the exons ATGGGATTTGGAGCCTTAAGATCAATTATTCGACCACTGTCAAGGACCCTAGTAGCATCCCGCACCTCCGCTTTCGCAACGTCGCCGTTTTCTGCTACTTCCGAGTTCCGATCAGTTATCGGTAGTCCATTTCGCGGCCAAGCTCCATGGTTTCCGATTGTGAACCATTTACACAGCCTAACAGATACTCGCTTCCCAAAGCGACGACCCGTCGATAAGTCTCGTCGAAAGAGGGCTACCATGAAACCCCcag GACCATATGCTTTTGTTCAGTACGTTCCTGGTGAACCAATACTTCCCAACAGACCCAATGAAGGAAGTGTGAAAAGAAGGAATGAGAAGAAGCGTATTAGGCTGCGTCTTGCTTTCATTTCG TCAGAGAAAAGGAAAAGGAAGGCTGAGGTGCAAGAGGCTAAAAGGAAAAAGAACATTAAGAAAATAGAGCGAAAAATGGCTGCGGTGGCAAGGGAAAGAGAGTGGGCTCAAAAACTGGCAGAGTTGCAGCGACTCgaggaagagaagaaaaaatctACCGCTTGA
- the LOC115712416 gene encoding ribosomal RNA small subunit methyltransferase, mitochondrial — translation MIRASKPLLRLLIPGHYSPFRRLHAGSRRRRYSKNDNDDDDKNDKGTHLHLYKSKGQHLLTNQRILDTIVRKSAIEPTDTVLEIGPGTGNLTVKLLEAASKVFAIEIDSRMVEILDKRALESGLQDRLTVIRKDALKAEFPLLDLVVANIPYNISSPLVAKLVFGPIQFRSATLLLQKEFARRLLAKPGDSEFNRLAVNVTLVADVEHVMDVSKREFVPCPKVDSSVVIIRPKAQVPDVNMEEWLAFTRTCFGKKNKTLGATFKQKKKVAELLNFSDMAASNAEYNDGGDDDESADSDGEEDCSSSSGSSEMGVSPFKEKIMKVLKSGCFDGKRPSKMSNEELLRLLAMFNDAGVYFHDKSNTKCEDINCE, via the exons ATGATTCGAGCTTCGAAACCTTTATTACGCCTATTAATCCCCGGCCATTATTCACCGTTCCGGCGACTCCACGCGGGGTCTAGACGGCGTCGTTATTCCAAAAACGACAACGACGACGATGATAAAAACGACAAGGGAACCCATTTGCATTTATATAAGAGTAAAGGTCAGCATCTTCTTACTAACCAAAGAATTTTGGATACCATTGTCCGAAAATCTGCTATTGAACCCACTGATACAGTCCTGGAGATTGGACCCGGAACTGGGAATCTTACTGTGAAACTTTTGGAAGCTGCAAGTAAGGTTTTCGCTATTGAAATCGATAGTCGGATGGTCGAGATTCTTGATAAAAGGGCATTGGAAAGTGGGTTGCAAGATCGGTTGACT GTTATACGTAAGGATGCACTGAAGGCTGAGTTTCCATTATTAGATCTTGTTGTTGCTAACATTCCATATAATATATCTTCACCTCTGGTGGCTAAATTGGTGTTTGGACCGATCCAATTCAGGAGCGCCACACTTCTCCTTCAGAAGGAATTTGCAAGGAGGTTATTAGCCAAGCCTGGAGATTCAGAGTTCAATCGCTTGGCTGTAAATGTGACTCTTGTTGCTGATGTTGAACATGTTATGGATGTAAGCAAGAGGGAGTTTGTTCCTTGCCCGAAAGTTGATTCTTCTGTTGTCATTATCCGTCCGAAAGCTCAAGTTCCGGATGTTAACATGGAAGAATGGTTAGCTTTTACAAGAACTTGTTTTGGTAAAAAGAACAAGACACTTGGAGCTACCTTTAAGCAAAAGAAGAAGGTGGCAGAGCTGTTAAACTTTTCTGATATGGCTGCCTCAAATGCAGAGTATAATGAtggtggtgatgatgatgaaagTGCTGACAGTGATGGTGAAGAAGATTGCTCTTCTTCTTCGGGCTCCTCCGAAATGGGGGTGAGCCCTTTCAAGGAGAAGATCATGAAGGTTTTAAAATCAGGTTGCTTTGATGGTAAGAGGCCTTCTAAGATGTCAAACGAGGAACTACTGCGTTTGCTAGCAATGTTTAATGATGCAGGTGTTTATTTCCATGATAAATCAAATACCAAGTGTGAAGACATTAATTGTGAATAA
- the LOC115713810 gene encoding zinc finger A20 and AN1 domain-containing stress-associated protein 4-like translates to MGDVLNLCVKGCGFYGRAQNRNMCSKCYKDFIMEEIISKSLSNIHLSSDTTSITTLTFNDTNENDAITNSLSDQFKDLKITKNRCNDCNKKVGLTGFSCRCGNLYCGHHRLPEAHACTYDFKGAARQNLKLPLVCADKLEKRL, encoded by the coding sequence ATGGGTGATGTATTGAATCTTTGTGTTAAAGGGTGTGGATTTTATGGAAGGGCTCAGAATCGAAATATGTGTTCTAAGTGCTATAAAGACTTTATTATGGaagaaataataagtaaatctttATCTAACATCCACTTGAGTAGTGATACTACTAGTATTACTACTCTGACTTTTAATGATACTAATGAGAATGATGCCATTACTAATTCTCTTTCTGATCAATTTAAAGATTTAAAAATTACGAAAAATAGATGCAATGATTGCAATAAGAAAGTTGGATTGACGGGGTTTTCATGTCGTTGTGGCAATCTCTACTGTGGTCATCATCGCTTGCCCGAAGCACATGCTTGCACGTATGATTTCAAGGGCGCTGCTCGACAAAACCTCAAATTACCACTAGTTTGTGCAGATAAATTGGAGAAGAGACTTTAG